One window of the Candidatus Bathyarchaeota archaeon genome contains the following:
- a CDS encoding helix-turn-helix domain-containing protein yields the protein MSRRARARASARILKAISSATRLRILNLLFDEGPKSYTELMNRLKLNPTRDAGKFAYHLKALLAADLVEPDSKTKKYRLTDLGRVVLDLTEEIEKYAYKRRKMHVRTSRLSLEEFDRTKIVESLIKEADVPVELAQKVARETEKRLQQFKTKYLTAPLIREIVNAVLIEKGLEEYRHKLTRLGLPVYDVTQLIQRVGEEKKPVDTIIEKAGKKVLEEYVLLNVLPRDIADAYLSGYLHLENLQTWIIKPTVTFHDLRYFLKNGIKTSSAVFPKPKSFHSALALTLVVLKKASNEATEHVLPYFNVFLAPYIENMSPSDVKEYIRTFIHELSQFPQTAISLSIEFEVPTFLAEEEAVKPGGSSSKAVYGDYFEETQVLASAILEAILEESRRSLVLNPYLTVNLRSLSGEGRYRDLLFKSHVLAAETGLPYFANMLLEHNEKAVYSASGFRLGNEWSGDWEVDILRTGSLGTVFINLPRLVYEANGNLDNFFGFLNEYLEMAFRALEIKSRWIAHCAKEGLLPLLTGTNMGGIYFRSENASRNVSFTGLNEAVMALTGKMLHEDKDTIETAVKIVKYLNEYSQRLVKKNLRAVPSMLSNFESARRFVDLDVERYGWAKVKTSMGREYPIYTDLTAVPLNIEIPLNERLRIEERFHTLCPGGHLLIIQLENSEKDTENLLSTTNRILSSNKIGFYAYNHDLSYCSSCNKVFLGFTAKCPECGSTEKLMKYSRANAKYSRVKSENIRFFEKVRYMLNSI from the coding sequence ATGTCGAGAAGAGCTAGAGCAAGGGCAAGTGCACGTATACTGAAGGCTATTTCTTCGGCTACAAGACTTAGAATTTTAAATCTGCTTTTCGATGAAGGCCCCAAATCCTACACTGAATTAATGAATAGGTTAAAGCTGAATCCAACGAGGGACGCCGGAAAATTCGCTTATCATCTTAAAGCCTTGCTTGCAGCAGACTTGGTTGAGCCGGACTCAAAAACTAAGAAATACCGCCTAACTGATTTGGGAAGAGTTGTACTGGATCTTACTGAGGAAATAGAGAAATACGCCTATAAGAGAAGGAAAATGCATGTTAGAACTTCGAGGCTTTCCCTGGAGGAATTTGATAGGACAAAGATTGTTGAATCATTAATCAAAGAGGCCGACGTTCCGGTTGAACTTGCTCAAAAAGTAGCTAGAGAAACTGAAAAAAGGCTTCAGCAATTTAAAACAAAATATCTAACTGCTCCGCTTATTAGGGAGATTGTAAACGCTGTTTTAATCGAAAAAGGCTTAGAAGAGTATAGGCATAAGCTAACTAGACTTGGGCTTCCCGTCTATGACGTTACACAGCTAATTCAGCGTGTTGGAGAAGAGAAAAAGCCAGTTGACACAATAATTGAAAAGGCCGGGAAGAAAGTTCTAGAAGAATACGTTTTGTTAAATGTTCTGCCTAGGGACATAGCCGACGCATATCTCTCCGGTTATCTTCACCTTGAAAACTTGCAGACATGGATAATCAAGCCAACTGTAACTTTTCATGACTTAAGGTATTTCTTAAAAAATGGCATTAAAACTTCATCCGCTGTTTTTCCTAAACCGAAGTCTTTCCATTCTGCTTTAGCCTTAACTTTAGTTGTGCTGAAAAAGGCTTCAAATGAAGCGACAGAGCATGTTCTACCGTATTTTAACGTTTTCCTTGCACCTTACATTGAAAACATGAGTCCCTCAGATGTTAAAGAATATATTAGAACGTTTATACATGAATTAAGCCAATTTCCGCAGACGGCAATCTCCTTAAGCATAGAATTTGAAGTTCCAACCTTCCTTGCCGAGGAAGAAGCTGTTAAGCCGGGGGGTTCAAGTTCTAAAGCTGTTTATGGAGATTATTTTGAGGAAACTCAAGTTTTGGCTTCAGCTATTCTTGAGGCAATTCTGGAAGAGAGTAGACGCAGCTTGGTTTTGAATCCGTATTTAACTGTAAATTTGCGTTCATTGAGCGGAGAAGGCAGATATCGGGATTTGCTTTTCAAATCTCATGTCTTGGCTGCTGAAACTGGGCTTCCATACTTTGCCAACATGCTTTTGGAACATAACGAAAAGGCAGTTTATTCCGCTAGCGGCTTTAGACTTGGAAACGAATGGAGCGGAGACTGGGAAGTAGACATTTTAAGAACTGGAAGTTTAGGCACAGTTTTCATAAATTTGCCAAGACTTGTTTATGAAGCCAATGGAAATCTTGACAACTTCTTCGGGTTCCTAAATGAATATTTGGAAATGGCTTTTAGAGCCTTGGAAATAAAGTCAAGGTGGATTGCACACTGCGCAAAAGAGGGTTTGCTTCCCCTGCTTACGGGCACGAATATGGGCGGCATCTATTTTAGAAGCGAGAATGCTTCGAGAAACGTTAGTTTTACTGGTTTGAATGAAGCTGTTATGGCGTTAACTGGGAAAATGCTTCACGAAGACAAAGATACGATTGAAACAGCCGTGAAGATAGTTAAATATCTCAATGAGTATTCCCAGAGGCTTGTCAAGAAGAATTTAAGGGCAGTCCCCTCCATGCTTTCAAACTTTGAAAGTGCAAGGAGGTTCGTTGACTTAGATGTTGAAAGATACGGTTGGGCGAAAGTGAAAACGAGCATGGGGAGAGAATATCCCATTTACACCGATCTGACCGCTGTTCCATTAAACATTGAAATCCCTCTGAATGAAAGATTAAGAATTGAAGAAAGATTTCACACATTGTGCCCTGGAGGACACTTGCTAATTATTCAGCTGGAAAACTCAGAGAAGGATACTGAAAACCTACTTTCCACCACAAACAGAATTTTATCATCCAACAAGATAGGGTTTTATGCTTATAACCATGATTTAAGTTACTGTTCAAGCTGTAACAAGGTTTTCTTAGGATTTACGGCAAAATGTCCGGAATGCGGTTC
- a CDS encoding TrpB-like pyridoxal phosphate-dependent enzyme, protein MLKNQILLPVDELPTKWYNIIPDLPEPLPPPKEPETGPSRMEFLQKTMIKECLRQELSSENWVPIPDEIQQLYIQAGRPRPLYRALRLEKRLGLKKVRLYYKREDLSPTGSHKVNTALAQAYYAAEEGKTTLVTETGAGQWGTALAYAARLMDLDSVIFWVKSVYDWKVDRRALMKLYGGIVHASPSKETEIGRKLLAENPNHPGSLGIAVSEGLEYTDTHEGSVYCLGSVLNHVLMHQTIIGLEAKKQFELIDDEPDLIIGCLGGGSNFGGVALPFIGEVLKGKRECEFLAAQSEAAPNLVNGEYRYDFADVGEHTPLLKVYTLGHKTEMPPIKADGLRYHAAAPIISLLRHLGIVKAIAYPQDEKAIFEAARIFVQSEGWLIAPESSYAVRAGIDKALEYERAGEEKVILMNISGHGFLDIPAYKEKLML, encoded by the coding sequence ATGCTCAAGAATCAAATTTTACTTCCAGTAGACGAGTTGCCAACTAAATGGTATAATATTATCCCAGACTTGCCGGAGCCGTTGCCTCCGCCGAAGGAGCCTGAAACTGGGCCTTCACGTATGGAGTTTCTGCAAAAAACCATGATAAAGGAATGTTTACGTCAGGAACTTTCAAGTGAAAATTGGGTTCCAATACCGGATGAAATTCAGCAGCTTTATATTCAGGCTGGTCGTCCAAGGCCGCTTTACCGTGCGTTGAGGCTTGAAAAACGTTTGGGGCTGAAGAAGGTTCGTCTTTACTATAAACGTGAAGACTTGTCACCTACTGGTTCGCATAAAGTCAACACAGCGCTGGCTCAAGCCTACTACGCGGCTGAGGAAGGAAAGACCACTCTTGTAACTGAAACTGGCGCTGGACAGTGGGGAACAGCCCTAGCCTACGCGGCTCGCCTCATGGATTTGGACTCTGTGATTTTCTGGGTTAAATCCGTATACGACTGGAAAGTTGACAGAAGAGCCCTAATGAAACTTTATGGTGGAATTGTTCACGCCTCCCCAAGTAAAGAGACAGAAATAGGCAGGAAATTGCTTGCTGAGAATCCAAATCATCCAGGTTCGCTTGGAATAGCTGTTTCTGAAGGCTTGGAGTATACGGACACCCATGAAGGAAGCGTCTATTGTCTAGGTTCAGTTCTTAACCATGTTTTGATGCATCAGACAATAATTGGATTAGAAGCCAAAAAACAGTTCGAATTAATTGACGACGAGCCGGACTTGATTATTGGATGTCTAGGCGGAGGCTCCAACTTCGGCGGAGTAGCATTACCATTCATAGGCGAAGTTCTAAAGGGAAAACGTGAATGCGAATTTTTAGCAGCCCAGTCTGAAGCTGCACCCAACCTTGTAAATGGGGAATACCGCTACGACTTTGCAGACGTAGGCGAGCACACTCCACTATTGAAGGTCTATACTTTGGGCCATAAAACAGAAATGCCGCCGATAAAGGCTGATGGACTACGCTATCACGCAGCAGCGCCTATCATAAGTCTGCTGAGGCATTTAGGCATAGTTAAGGCGATAGCTTATCCACAAGATGAAAAAGCAATTTTTGAAGCTGCAAGGATTTTCGTGCAAAGTGAAGGGTGGCTAATAGCTCCTGAATCAAGTTATGCAGTTAGGGCGGGAATAGACAAAGCCTTAGAATATGAAAGGGCTGGTGAAGAAAAGGTTATACTCATGAACATCAGCGGACATGGATTCTTAGATATACCAGCCTATAAAGAAAAACTTATGCTTTAG